A single genomic interval of Bradyrhizobium sp. AZCC 1693 harbors:
- a CDS encoding ABC transporter substrate-binding protein, whose amino-acid sequence MKRRDFLKSVSGLAAAGALTPAPAIWSAAKADARSETLLIVSESGPNNLDIHGVGTNVPGYEVSWNCYDRLISHEMKSGPGGVPYYDRDKFKPELAEDMNVGDMSVTFKLKKKATFHDGAPVTAKDVKWSLDRAVSVGGFPTFQMGAGSLTKPEQFVVVDDNTVRIDFAKKDRLTIPDLAVIVPCVVNSELVKKNATEKDPWGLEYTKQQTAGSGAYKVTKWTAGTEVIMERNDAWVGGPLPKVKRVIWRMVPQAGNRRALLERGDADISYDLPNKDFVELKDSGKLNIVSVPYSNGVQYIGMNVKIPPFDNPKVREAVACAIPYQKIMDAVLFGLAKPMFGAAADKATEVAWPQPTKYVTDIARAKALLAEAGHPNGFETTLSFDLGFAGVNEPLCVLVQESLAQIGIKTTINKIPGANWRTELNKKVLPLYTNVFSGWLDYPEYFFIWCYDGKNSIFNTMSYQSKAMDEFISGAVDAAAVGNTAKYGTDVKGFVDLAFKDIPRIPLYQPYVNVAMQKNVSGYQYWFHRRLDYRALVKA is encoded by the coding sequence ATGAAGCGTCGCGATTTCCTGAAATCCGTATCGGGACTGGCGGCTGCCGGCGCGTTGACGCCCGCGCCGGCGATCTGGTCTGCGGCCAAGGCTGATGCGCGGTCGGAGACGCTGCTGATCGTCTCCGAAAGCGGCCCCAACAATCTCGACATTCACGGCGTCGGCACCAACGTGCCCGGCTACGAGGTGTCGTGGAATTGCTACGACCGCCTGATCAGCCACGAGATGAAGAGCGGCCCGGGCGGCGTACCGTATTACGACCGCGACAAGTTCAAGCCGGAGCTCGCCGAAGATATGAATGTCGGCGACATGTCGGTCACCTTCAAGCTGAAGAAGAAGGCGACGTTCCACGACGGCGCGCCGGTCACGGCCAAGGACGTCAAGTGGTCGCTCGATCGCGCGGTGAGCGTCGGCGGTTTTCCGACGTTCCAGATGGGCGCGGGCTCCCTGACCAAACCCGAGCAGTTCGTCGTCGTCGACGACAACACGGTGCGGATCGATTTTGCCAAGAAGGATCGCCTCACCATCCCGGACCTCGCGGTCATCGTGCCGTGCGTCGTCAACTCGGAGCTGGTGAAGAAGAACGCCACCGAGAAGGATCCCTGGGGCCTCGAATACACCAAGCAGCAGACCGCGGGCTCCGGCGCCTACAAGGTAACGAAGTGGACCGCCGGCACCGAAGTCATCATGGAGCGCAACGACGCCTGGGTCGGCGGTCCCTTGCCCAAGGTCAAGCGCGTGATCTGGCGCATGGTGCCGCAGGCGGGTAACCGGCGCGCGCTGCTGGAGCGCGGCGACGCCGACATCTCCTACGATCTGCCGAACAAGGATTTCGTCGAGCTGAAGGACAGCGGCAAGCTCAACATCGTCTCGGTGCCCTATTCCAACGGCGTCCAGTACATCGGCATGAACGTCAAGATCCCGCCGTTCGACAATCCCAAGGTCCGCGAAGCAGTCGCCTGCGCGATTCCCTACCAGAAGATCATGGATGCGGTGCTGTTCGGCCTGGCCAAGCCGATGTTCGGCGCCGCGGCCGACAAGGCCACCGAGGTGGCGTGGCCGCAGCCGACCAAATACGTCACCGACATCGCCAGGGCCAAGGCATTGCTGGCGGAGGCCGGCCATCCCAATGGCTTCGAGACCACGCTGTCGTTCGACCTCGGCTTTGCCGGCGTCAACGAACCGCTCTGCGTGCTGGTGCAGGAGAGCCTCGCGCAGATCGGCATCAAGACCACGATCAACAAGATCCCCGGCGCCAACTGGCGCACCGAGCTCAACAAGAAGGTGCTGCCGCTCTACACTAACGTGTTCTCCGGCTGGCTCGATTATCCCGAGTACTTCTTCATCTGGTGCTACGACGGCAAGAATTCGATCTTCAACACCATGAGCTACCAGTCAAAGGCGATGGACGAATTCATCAGCGGCGCCGTCGACGCCGCCGCGGTCGGCAACACCGCCAAATACGGCACCGACGTAAAGGGTTTTGTCGATCTCGCCTTCAAGGACATCCCGCGCATCCCGCTATATCAGCCCTACGTCAACGTCGCGATGCAGAAGAACGTGTCGGGCTATCAGTACTGGTTCCACCGCAGGCTGGATTACCGCGCGCTGGTGAAGGCGTAA
- a CDS encoding aminoglycoside phosphotransferase family protein — MHALPNFTDYEPFRPFRADPSQWLPVAIDIARGHGLACTEPQIFSTGTNLVVGLDEPLILKIFPPFLRGQFASERASLAQLRGRLAVPIPEIVFEGERDQWPYLVITRLYGRLGSQVWPRLPEDQKERILFQIGETIAEVQRAPLGDLSQIEPRWDQFIPRQIQGCRARHERLGLPRQFLAGLDDLLRDAAALIPLDAPPVILAGEYIPENFLLRREMDGWRVSGLIDFGDVMTGRGEYDLLGPSAFMTAGMPRRVRSLFEGFGYSAADITTDLKRRLMALMLLHRHSDPVRHICIEGWQQKAADLRELQDLLWPV, encoded by the coding sequence ATGCACGCACTGCCGAACTTCACTGACTATGAGCCGTTCCGCCCCTTTCGCGCCGATCCGTCGCAATGGCTGCCAGTGGCGATCGACATCGCCCGTGGCCACGGACTCGCCTGCACAGAACCTCAAATATTCTCCACGGGTACCAATCTCGTCGTTGGGCTCGATGAGCCACTTATCCTGAAGATTTTTCCTCCATTTCTTCGCGGCCAATTCGCATCGGAGCGTGCTTCGCTGGCGCAGCTTCGCGGCCGGCTTGCCGTGCCGATCCCCGAGATCGTGTTCGAAGGTGAACGCGACCAATGGCCGTATCTCGTGATCACGCGCCTTTATGGCCGCTTGGGTTCGCAGGTGTGGCCGCGCCTGCCTGAAGATCAGAAGGAGCGCATTCTCTTTCAGATCGGGGAGACCATCGCAGAGGTGCAGCGCGCCCCCTTGGGCGACCTCTCGCAAATCGAGCCGCGTTGGGACCAGTTCATACCAAGGCAAATCCAGGGATGCCGGGCCAGGCATGAGCGCCTCGGATTGCCGCGCCAATTTCTGGCCGGGTTGGACGATCTTCTTCGTGACGCGGCCGCCCTCATTCCTCTGGATGCGCCGCCGGTTATCTTGGCCGGTGAGTACATTCCGGAAAATTTTTTGCTGAGGCGTGAAATGGACGGCTGGCGCGTGTCCGGCCTGATCGATTTCGGCGACGTGATGACGGGGAGGGGCGAATACGACCTGCTGGGGCCGAGCGCCTTCATGACCGCCGGCATGCCGCGGCGGGTACGGAGCCTGTTCGAGGGCTTCGGATATTCTGCTGCGGATATCACGACAGACCTGAAGCGGCGGCTGATGGCGCTGATGCTGCTACATCGTCACAGTGATCCCGTCAGGCATATCTGTATCGAGGGCTGGCAGCAGAAGGCCGCGGACCTCCGTGAATTGCAGGATTTGCTCTGGCCCGTCTGA
- the ugpB gene encoding sn-glycerol-3-phosphate ABC transporter substrate-binding protein UgpB encodes MRSLQLAALAAAALASPAQAATEIMWWHAMSGELGKQLEKLAADFNASQSDYRVVPTYKGNYTETVTAAIFAFRSRSQPAIVQVNEIATATMMAAKGAIYPVFELMRDQSEPFSPEAYMPAVTGYYSDVAGNMLSFPFNVSTPILYYNKDLFRAAGLDPEVAPNTWAEVGAAAKRLRAAGSPCGLTTSWPSWVHVENFSAFHNLPLATRANGFSGLDAELTFNNPDVVRHIAQLAEWQATKVFYYGGRGQSAEPRFQKGECAIFIGSSGTRADIKANSKFEVGYGMIPYRPEITGAPQNSIIGGATLWVLRDRPHAEYTGVARFFAYLSKPEVQAAWHQNTGYLPITRAAFDLTRAQGFYDRDPGAAIGIEQLTLKPPTENSKGIRLGSFVLIRSVIDEELEQVFSGKQSAQAALDVAVERGNRLLRQFERANPDR; translated from the coding sequence TTGAGATCCTTGCAACTCGCAGCGCTCGCCGCCGCGGCGCTGGCGTCGCCGGCGCAGGCCGCCACCGAGATCATGTGGTGGCACGCGATGTCGGGGGAACTCGGCAAACAGCTTGAAAAGCTGGCGGCCGATTTCAATGCGTCGCAGTCCGACTACCGGGTCGTGCCGACCTACAAGGGCAACTACACCGAGACGGTGACGGCGGCGATCTTCGCATTCCGTTCGCGCAGCCAGCCCGCCATCGTTCAGGTCAACGAGATCGCGACCGCGACCATGATGGCGGCAAAGGGCGCGATCTATCCGGTGTTCGAATTGATGCGCGACCAGTCGGAGCCGTTCTCGCCGGAGGCGTATATGCCGGCCGTGACCGGCTACTACTCCGACGTCGCCGGCAACATGCTGTCGTTTCCGTTCAACGTCTCGACGCCGATCCTTTACTACAACAAGGATCTGTTCCGCGCCGCCGGCCTCGATCCGGAAGTGGCGCCGAACACCTGGGCCGAGGTCGGCGCAGCGGCGAAGCGCCTGCGCGCGGCGGGCTCGCCGTGCGGGCTCACCACATCCTGGCCTTCCTGGGTCCATGTCGAGAATTTTTCCGCGTTCCACAATCTGCCATTGGCGACCCGGGCCAATGGCTTCAGCGGGCTCGATGCGGAACTGACCTTCAACAATCCGGACGTGGTGCGGCACATCGCGCAACTCGCGGAATGGCAGGCGACGAAAGTTTTCTATTATGGCGGCCGCGGGCAATCGGCCGAGCCGCGCTTTCAGAAGGGCGAATGTGCCATCTTCATCGGCTCGTCCGGGACGCGCGCGGACATCAAGGCCAATTCGAAGTTTGAGGTCGGTTACGGCATGATCCCGTATCGGCCCGAAATCACCGGCGCCCCGCAAAATTCCATCATCGGCGGCGCCACTCTGTGGGTGCTTCGCGACCGGCCGCACGCCGAATACACCGGCGTCGCGCGGTTCTTTGCCTATCTCTCGAAGCCGGAAGTTCAGGCCGCCTGGCACCAGAACACCGGCTATCTGCCGATCACCCGCGCCGCCTTTGACCTCACCCGCGCGCAAGGTTTTTACGATCGCGATCCCGGTGCGGCGATCGGTATCGAGCAACTCACCTTGAAGCCGCCGACCGAGAATTCGAAGGGAATTCGGCTTGGGTCCTTTGTGCTGATCCGCAGCGTGATCGACGAAGAACTCGAGCAGGTGTTCAGCGGCAAGCAGTCCGCGCAGGCGGCCCTCGACGTCGCCGTCGAGCGCGGCAACCGCCTGCTGCGCCAGTTCGAACGGGCCAATCCGGACCGCTAA
- a CDS encoding sensor histidine kinase, with translation MPIRWRILSIAALNSAVVVVLAVLIWNGAKVLDSAWDDVRQVRESDKILALLESETSRLQNLIHRYINQPSPELFAEILLLREAVLGTLTTRAANDPMLSGAVERLEHVTDRFLNGFGELRAVQATITRTYEQQVLGPAREMAGLYSIIEGATGHRDAQIWPALGRSREAFTAMLVAANAYYLSPASASAEDARRNTEAIEKTIPVMADLADNDLQRMALTRLQARTVALREGMAKLTEQLAIRTELLRNTIDASQAEAIGVIDELSGKMRQREQKAQETFDRTLSAISRRVLSIAVMFLGIILSAGVLIALSIRLPLQQILAAMHAITSGNYDRRVQGTTARDEVGAMARAVDVFRENAIAKRKTEDELRASKERAESALLELNTAQQNLIDAERLAALGGLVAGVAHEVNNPIGISLTVASSFARRAETFEQELRTEPLRRSKLDEFVKSSRDAAGQLVANLHRAGELIQSFKQVAVDRSHAERRQFNLSEATDQIVASLKPVLKKAAITLSVDVPEGLFIDGYPGSYGQILTNLFLNAANHAFADGRSGAITISARARGSDDVEIIFADNGAGMTPDVQRQAFDPFFTTRRNEGGTGLGLHIVYNLVTQQLGGRMMLESRLGQGTTFRIIMPKVAKGGSTGEPTITDQTAADGTPQWPNRTMSST, from the coding sequence GTGCCGATCCGCTGGCGCATCCTGTCGATCGCGGCATTGAACTCTGCCGTCGTCGTGGTGCTCGCCGTATTGATCTGGAACGGCGCGAAGGTCCTGGATTCGGCCTGGGACGACGTCCGGCAGGTGCGGGAATCCGACAAGATCCTGGCGCTGCTGGAAAGCGAAACCAGCCGGCTGCAGAACCTGATCCATCGCTACATCAACCAGCCGAGCCCCGAACTGTTCGCCGAGATCCTGCTGCTGCGCGAAGCGGTGCTCGGCACCCTCACCACGCGGGCCGCCAACGACCCGATGCTGTCGGGAGCGGTCGAGCGGCTCGAACACGTCACCGACCGTTTCCTCAACGGCTTTGGCGAATTGCGCGCCGTGCAGGCCACCATCACCAGGACCTATGAGCAGCAGGTGCTGGGCCCGGCCCGCGAAATGGCCGGGCTGTATTCGATCATCGAGGGCGCCACCGGGCATCGCGACGCGCAGATCTGGCCGGCGCTCGGAAGATCCCGCGAAGCGTTTACGGCCATGCTGGTCGCCGCCAACGCCTATTACCTGTCGCCCGCCTCGGCCTCCGCCGAGGATGCCCGCAGGAATACCGAGGCCATCGAGAAGACGATCCCCGTGATGGCCGACCTTGCCGACAACGATTTGCAGCGCATGGCGCTGACGCGGCTGCAGGCGCGGACCGTGGCGCTGCGCGAGGGCATGGCCAAATTGACCGAGCAGCTTGCGATCCGCACCGAGCTGTTGCGCAACACCATCGATGCCAGCCAGGCCGAGGCCATCGGCGTTATCGACGAGTTGTCGGGCAAGATGCGCCAGCGCGAGCAGAAGGCGCAGGAGACGTTCGACAGGACGCTATCGGCCATCTCGCGCCGGGTGCTGTCGATCGCCGTGATGTTCCTCGGCATCATCCTGTCCGCCGGCGTCCTGATCGCGCTCTCGATTCGCCTGCCGCTGCAGCAGATCCTGGCGGCGATGCATGCGATCACGTCGGGCAATTACGATCGCAGGGTGCAGGGCACCACCGCCAGGGACGAGGTTGGCGCTATGGCGCGCGCGGTGGACGTGTTCCGCGAAAACGCCATCGCCAAGCGCAAGACCGAGGACGAGCTGCGCGCCTCGAAGGAAAGGGCCGAAAGCGCGCTGCTCGAACTCAACACCGCGCAGCAGAACCTGATCGACGCCGAACGGCTGGCGGCGCTCGGCGGGCTGGTCGCCGGCGTCGCCCATGAAGTCAACAACCCGATCGGCATCAGCCTGACGGTAGCATCGAGCTTTGCGCGCCGCGCTGAAACGTTCGAGCAGGAGCTGCGCACCGAGCCGCTGCGCCGCTCCAAGCTCGACGAGTTCGTCAAGTCCTCGCGCGACGCGGCAGGCCAACTGGTGGCGAACCTGCACCGCGCCGGCGAGCTGATCCAGTCGTTCAAGCAGGTGGCGGTGGACCGCTCGCACGCCGAGCGCCGCCAATTCAACCTCAGCGAGGCCACCGACCAGATCGTCGCCAGCCTGAAACCGGTGCTGAAGAAGGCGGCGATCACGCTGTCGGTGGACGTGCCGGAAGGGCTTTTCATCGACGGCTATCCCGGCTCCTACGGCCAGATATTAACCAATCTTTTCCTCAACGCCGCCAATCATGCCTTTGCCGACGGCCGTTCCGGGGCGATCACGATCTCGGCGCGGGCCCGCGGCAGCGACGATGTCGAGATCATTTTTGCCGACAACGGGGCCGGAATGACGCCGGATGTGCAGCGGCAGGCGTTCGACCCCTTCTTTACGACGCGCCGCAACGAAGGCGGTACCGGGCTGGGCTTGCATATCGTCTATAATCTTGTCACTCAACAGCTCGGCGGCCGGATGATGCTGGAGTCAAGGCTGGGACAAGGCACCACCTTCCGCATTATCATGCCTAAAGTCGCCAAGGGCGGATCGACAGGCGAACCCACGATTACAGACCAGACAGCAGCCGACGGAACTCCTCAATGGCCGAACAGGACGATGTCCTCCACCTGA
- a CDS encoding ATP-binding response regulator, whose product MAEQDDVLHLIDDTGTVPEDSSARKWKIAVIDDDAAVHEGTRFALSDYNLHGATLEILSAYSAAEGRTLMRDNPDVAAVLLDVIMETDVAGLELVEYIRNEIKNETVRIILRTGQPGQAPERRVIVQYDINDYKAKTELTADKLFTSLTAALRSYQQLERMVQTRRGLEIIIDAASTLYDFKSMQRLAEGVLTQLASLLNVDCAGILVLRDDGAAGSEFSVLAGSGCYSRFIGTTSSKALDPDLRQMVEAAFQRRKNEFADHRSVLYLRTGSGREVVVLLQAERQLSDTDRALVEIFSSRLSIAFDNVILYRQLHEANTQLEDRVAQRTRALMQANRRLSAQWLRLQRANGFKNEILGTVAHDLKNPLGVILGRTEMLTELIGAGSPKENVTAQVEHIRDATKRLTLMVDHLISDAMADAFDITIRREPVDIAALVTEVADSNLPSAVNKQQAIAVAAPPNVVTMCDADRIREAIDNLVSNAIKYSPIGGKITVAVTHDGGDTVIRIADQGAGLSPEDLGRLFGRFQRLSAKPTAGESSTGLGLSIVKRIIDMHGGHVTAESGGPGQGSTFTVTLPATETT is encoded by the coding sequence ATGGCCGAACAGGACGATGTCCTCCACCTGATCGACGATACCGGGACCGTTCCGGAGGACTCGTCCGCGCGCAAATGGAAGATCGCCGTCATCGACGACGATGCCGCGGTGCACGAGGGCACCCGCTTCGCGCTGAGCGACTACAATCTCCACGGCGCGACGCTGGAAATCCTCTCGGCCTATTCCGCGGCCGAAGGCCGCACCTTGATGCGCGACAATCCCGACGTCGCGGCGGTGCTGCTCGATGTCATCATGGAAACCGACGTCGCCGGGCTGGAGCTCGTCGAATACATCCGCAACGAAATCAAGAACGAAACCGTCCGCATCATCCTGCGCACCGGCCAGCCGGGACAAGCGCCCGAGCGCCGCGTCATCGTCCAGTACGACATCAACGACTACAAGGCCAAGACGGAGCTCACGGCCGACAAGCTGTTCACCTCGCTGACGGCCGCGCTGCGCAGCTACCAGCAGCTCGAGCGCATGGTGCAGACCAGGCGCGGGCTTGAAATCATCATCGACGCCGCCTCGACGCTCTACGACTTCAAATCGATGCAGCGGCTTGCGGAAGGCGTGCTGACGCAGCTCGCCTCGCTGCTCAATGTCGACTGCGCCGGCATCCTGGTGCTGCGCGACGACGGCGCCGCGGGGAGCGAATTCTCGGTGCTGGCGGGCTCCGGCTGCTACAGCCGCTTCATCGGCACCACGAGCTCCAAGGCGCTCGATCCGGATTTGCGACAAATGGTGGAAGCCGCCTTCCAGCGCCGCAAGAACGAATTCGCCGACCACCGCAGCGTGCTTTATTTGCGCACCGGAAGCGGCCGCGAGGTGGTGGTGCTGCTGCAGGCCGAGCGCCAGCTCTCCGACACCGACCGCGCGCTGGTCGAGATTTTCTCCAGCCGGCTTTCGATCGCGTTCGACAACGTCATCCTCTACCGGCAACTGCACGAGGCCAACACCCAGCTCGAGGACCGCGTCGCCCAGCGCACCCGCGCGCTGATGCAGGCCAACCGAAGGCTCTCGGCGCAGTGGCTGCGGCTGCAGCGCGCCAACGGCTTCAAGAACGAGATTCTCGGCACCGTCGCCCACGATTTGAAGAATCCGCTTGGCGTGATCCTCGGCCGCACCGAAATGCTTACCGAGCTGATCGGCGCCGGCTCCCCGAAGGAGAACGTCACCGCCCAGGTCGAGCATATCAGGGACGCCACCAAGCGCCTGACCTTGATGGTCGATCACCTGATTTCGGATGCGATGGCGGATGCCTTCGACATCACGATCCGCCGCGAACCAGTCGATATCGCAGCCCTCGTGACCGAGGTTGCCGATTCCAACCTGCCCTCGGCCGTCAACAAGCAGCAGGCCATCGCCGTGGCGGCGCCACCGAATGTCGTCACCATGTGCGATGCCGACCGGATCCGCGAGGCGATCGACAACCTCGTCAGCAACGCCATCAAATACTCGCCGATCGGCGGCAAGATCACGGTGGCCGTCACCCATGACGGCGGCGACACGGTGATCCGCATCGCCGACCAGGGCGCCGGCCTCTCGCCCGAGGATCTCGGCCGGCTGTTCGGCCGCTTCCAGCGGCTCTCGGCCAAGCCGACGGCCGGGGAAAGTTCGACCGGCCTTGGACTGTCGATCGTCAAACGTATCATCGACATGCATGGCGGCCATGTGACCGCGGAAAGCGGCGGCCCCGGACAGGGATCGACGTTTACCGTTACACTGCCTGCGACAGAGACGACATGA
- a CDS encoding response regulator, whose amino-acid sequence MTQSPHIIIVDDEAPAREMVGDYLKMHGFGVTLCDGGKSLRAVIETNVPDLVVLDLNMPEEDGLSIIRDLKSRINVPVIMLTATASPIDRVVGLELGADDYIAKPCELRELMARIRSVLRRSAPAKAAAAPEAAAAKAEKEQLVRFGTKWLDLEAQALRDDEGNEHPLTASEFGLLKVFAANPKRVLSRERLLELANARDAEAFDRAVDLRIMRIRRKIEIDPTKPAVIRTIRGGGYLFSPTGEKG is encoded by the coding sequence ATGACCCAGAGCCCGCACATCATCATCGTCGACGACGAGGCGCCGGCCCGCGAGATGGTCGGTGATTACCTCAAGATGCACGGATTCGGCGTCACGCTGTGCGACGGCGGAAAAAGCCTGCGCGCCGTGATCGAGACCAACGTGCCCGACCTCGTCGTGCTCGACCTCAACATGCCCGAGGAAGACGGGCTTTCGATCATCCGCGACCTGAAGAGCCGCATCAACGTTCCCGTCATCATGCTGACGGCGACCGCAAGCCCGATCGACCGCGTCGTCGGCCTCGAACTCGGCGCCGACGACTACATCGCAAAGCCCTGCGAGCTGCGCGAGCTGATGGCGCGCATCCGCTCGGTGCTTCGCCGCAGCGCGCCGGCCAAGGCGGCGGCAGCACCTGAAGCTGCGGCTGCGAAGGCGGAGAAGGAGCAACTGGTGCGGTTCGGCACCAAATGGCTCGATCTCGAAGCCCAGGCGCTGCGCGACGACGAAGGCAACGAGCATCCGCTGACGGCATCCGAATTCGGCCTGTTGAAAGTGTTCGCGGCCAATCCGAAGCGGGTGTTGTCACGCGAGCGGCTGCTGGAATTGGCCAATGCGCGCGACGCCGAAGCCTTCGACCGCGCCGTCGACCTGCGCATCATGCGCATCCGGCGCAAGATCGAGATCGACCCGACCAAACCCGCGGTCATTCGCACGATCAGAGGCGGTGGCTACCTGTTCTCGCCGACGGGTGAGAAGGGTTAG
- a CDS encoding sigma-70 family RNA polymerase sigma factor yields the protein MSNVVAINAAAKKSIAAARATSDEMLLQSIAKGDRTAMHVLYSRHNVRVYRFVLRMVRDTTMAEDLVSQVFLDVWRTASRFEGRSQVSTWLLSIARFKALTALRQRKHEDIEQEDVLEIADEADTPEASLDRSNTKAILRACVAKLSPAHREIINLVYYHEKSVEEAGAIIGIPQSTVKTRMFYARKQLAELLKGAGVDSLAA from the coding sequence ATGTCGAACGTCGTCGCCATCAACGCCGCAGCCAAGAAGTCGATTGCCGCCGCCCGCGCGACGTCAGACGAAATGCTGCTGCAGAGTATTGCCAAGGGCGACCGCACGGCGATGCATGTGCTTTACTCCCGCCATAACGTCCGGGTTTACCGCTTCGTGCTGCGCATGGTGCGCGATACCACCATGGCGGAGGACCTCGTCAGCCAGGTGTTCCTTGACGTGTGGCGGACCGCCAGCCGGTTCGAGGGCCGCTCGCAGGTTTCGACCTGGCTGCTGTCGATTGCCCGCTTCAAGGCGCTGACCGCGCTGCGCCAGCGCAAGCATGAGGACATCGAGCAGGAAGACGTGCTCGAGATCGCCGATGAGGCCGACACGCCGGAAGCCTCGCTCGACCGCAGCAACACCAAGGCGATCCTGCGCGCCTGCGTCGCAAAACTGTCGCCGGCCCATCGCGAGATCATCAACCTCGTCTACTACCACGAGAAGTCGGTGGAAGAGGCCGGCGCGATCATCGGTATCCCCCAGAGCACGGTGAAGACCCGGATGTTCTACGCCCGCAAACAATTGGCCGAGTTGCTTAAGGGCGCCGGCGTGGACAGCCTCGCCGCATAA
- a CDS encoding cytochrome ubiquinol oxidase subunit I produces the protein MFEGWDAVVLARAQFAFTMSFHIIFPAFSIGLASYLAVLEALWLWTGREVFINLFNYWLKIFAVAFGMGVVSGIVMSYQFGTNWSAFSDKTGPVLGPLMAYEVLTAFFLEAGFLGVMLFGLQRVGPRLHFLATLMVAIGTLISAFWILSANSWMQTPTGHAVNADGQFIAADWLKVIFNPSFPYRLVHMVLAAYLTTALVVGAVGAWHLLRDRHLAGPRVMFSMAMWMATLVAPIQILAGDQHGLNTLEHQPVKIMAMEGHFQSHKDGAPLILFGLPNQAAGRVDYAIEVPKLGSVILKHSPDAPMAGLDTVPRENWPPVPITFWSFRIMVGMGLLMLALGLFSLLMRVQGKLYDSRLLHMFAVAMAPAGFIAVLAGWITTETGRQPYTVYGLLRTVESASPLAAPAVASSLIAFIIVYFAVFTAGVIYLLRLMVAPPHPGEEGPSHDVPIRSAGITPAAGAAVEGAAQ, from the coding sequence ATGTTCGAAGGCTGGGATGCGGTCGTATTGGCCCGGGCGCAGTTTGCTTTCACGATGTCGTTCCACATCATATTCCCTGCCTTCTCGATCGGGCTTGCCAGCTATCTCGCCGTGCTCGAAGCGCTGTGGTTGTGGACCGGGCGCGAAGTCTTTATCAACCTGTTCAACTACTGGCTAAAAATCTTTGCCGTCGCGTTCGGCATGGGCGTGGTGTCGGGCATCGTGATGTCCTACCAGTTCGGCACCAACTGGTCGGCTTTTTCAGACAAAACCGGCCCGGTGCTTGGTCCGCTGATGGCCTATGAGGTTTTGACCGCGTTCTTCCTCGAGGCCGGCTTCCTCGGCGTGATGCTGTTCGGTCTGCAGCGCGTCGGTCCAAGACTGCACTTTCTGGCGACGCTGATGGTCGCGATCGGCACGCTGATTTCGGCGTTCTGGATTCTGTCGGCCAATTCCTGGATGCAGACGCCGACCGGCCACGCTGTCAATGCGGACGGGCAGTTCATCGCCGCCGACTGGCTGAAAGTGATCTTCAATCCGTCGTTCCCCTACCGCCTGGTGCACATGGTGCTGGCGGCGTATCTGACCACCGCGCTGGTAGTCGGCGCGGTCGGCGCCTGGCACCTGCTGCGCGACCGCCATCTCGCCGGCCCGCGCGTGATGTTTTCGATGGCGATGTGGATGGCGACGCTGGTGGCGCCGATCCAGATCCTCGCCGGCGACCAGCACGGGCTCAACACGCTGGAGCATCAACCGGTGAAGATCATGGCGATGGAGGGGCACTTCCAGAGCCACAAGGACGGCGCGCCGCTGATCCTGTTCGGCCTGCCCAACCAGGCCGCCGGCAGGGTCGACTATGCGATCGAAGTGCCGAAGCTGGGATCGGTGATTCTCAAACACTCGCCTGATGCGCCGATGGCCGGCCTCGACACGGTGCCGCGCGAAAACTGGCCGCCGGTGCCGATCACGTTCTGGTCGTTCCGGATCATGGTCGGCATGGGATTGCTGATGCTGGCGCTCGGCCTGTTCAGCCTGTTGATGCGCGTGCAGGGCAAGCTCTACGATTCCCGGCTGCTGCACATGTTTGCGGTCGCGATGGCTCCCGCAGGTTTTATTGCCGTACTCGCGGGCTGGATCACCACCGAGACCGGGCGGCAGCCTTACACTGTGTACGGATTGTTGCGGACGGTTGAATCCGCCTCGCCACTGGCGGCGCCCGCAGTTGCGTCCTCGCTGATCGCCTTCATTATCGTTTATTTCGCCGTGTTCACGGCCGGCGTGATCTATCTGCTGCGCCTGATGGTGGCCCCGCCGCATCCCGGCGAAGAGGGACCATCGCACGACGTCCCGATCCGCTCGGCGGGCATCACGCCCGCCGCTGGCGCGGCCGTCGAGGGAGCCGCCCAATGA